Proteins encoded together in one Canis lupus dingo isolate Sandy chromosome 34, ASM325472v2, whole genome shotgun sequence window:
- the ICE1 gene encoding little elongation complex subunit 1 isoform X1, giving the protein MLQKISPLQKCQEELGSLKAELEEKKSSLKLYQDTHQEYARVKEECLKTDAQKKKLEAKVKKLEEAAVKQTQDFKQLRNEKKILEKEFKKTQERLDEFSKQKNEKELRHIGTQISSDSYGSIDKRKVKLLLKELWLCINTTHRLPGEGSRCVIEKPAKETPGPTESQDNGAPPPAGSRPLKAAPLQTCLAELSMEIEGDFSACRHVGKEGPGGPAHHDDHVSNEGRHPELPVPQNDEDITDFSERDACFDEDLQAAVDFFRRPPPLLSPVPSPPLETYFGEYTDSSDNESSHNRNSPESVSEDETSGSQYFGSSRKSKGSSGTWEEKPKSHEASQALTTLEVNEVTTVGFGTFTATLQPSATYSLAHEKHWMVSSESTSGGRRGILDEAQRQREVKEVDKSVQTENTLHEPIRNVCVEMLSGSRAQGRGAAPQKSDMCSSPLGKRPFSELTESEGETLLSEMIGSPKSQFTKWTLTNDIPLESDHMSISDHFQGMCRVLGKERDVPGFVLGASPEPEDDTGDVAGATGLGIDARLSSSSTSGTSSVCSGSPSSSTVKYAHDLHIPAQVSPLELHHSEQKLQAETLNVLDLQPEPPECPARENHLENSLCALSPELGTSNFNRSSSEAECTNVVKGMPKVCSLPQSVFIKAMKEAQCGSQGPRTELPLTRADSTPLLESQCSLTKSGFGFVKSPSWHHTDLLRRGGEERLRAKSEHEQKTNHQVQKAVPSLESRGSTPRHEHAGENNPVTLRATASLLPNQVSVITKQTRPEMVSSTRWEPWGRQRTEPVFTAAHASPGAAPTASVAGCAREREDTAQSAQGVTATEGTSPQVSASWRKLAFSFPSDSLPVGISHCSTNSKLSFSSENIPVQSQSIMMEASAQEAARKQSLLLHATDLDSSGPHADGPPPAAEVPVSRSFPADNVAYGGPGRSSGEALAVPEDAPRVRQSLKEPPELPSQTPGGASQDAGAAGTVLPCTILRKDEETRAVPLGGLAGALCYTGIRETGGGDTEVEESEAPSCSEGESEPEAAMGDRQQRMAFASRKGLGGPGAGTAEPRPSVEVGCLTSALQDFNISTLSEIDGLSTSEVVMFLESCQLRDYSSGDSVSECSSKGTFNKEMNKDLKTGELSGEKYRKQLCEEETLGTSEEWIESEEDDGPLSTSQLTRQSLDTLSEVLTRIGQELQTSCGSSPGKDAGSLLLLNMHDSVTATPVREHAPPQEATGFPPHPSGTSPPAGMASKGRSPASSTSSNKVTLGSPKGDPEVTSPVCGGAEVMSELAEPSPQHSDSAAGPTTEGNAEDGTETTFQCQISTVTSEVINVLINKDQNLVIEKGDHWTIINGVALMPNVDQVILCDTPEDIPVSPDRGGLGSGFISITSIEKSPETEPPDPPFQEPQCGSSLSCAQEEISSSSQSTNFDKSRLRNRPVKPSVRISSEIYDQNFESQPVASDHTYFNSKLEPFSKNKNRSKISNKEPSNKPAKALASSRVETTQSEGSQSFSGERENTKTPRTQTQTILANADTSTPTDCSDTLSKIRQEVGPPLPPLLAPLVATPPRTSQPVSPLIASSPSSPTSPIGQMSPLCEIPVPPMMSPLPEEPGCPSPPCTSPSPSTAPAGERILSSPLQFCAATPKHALPVPGRLPTLASAHTAVAGPQENSVKILDTMYPELSARARTLNILKGNIQLTRGTPADLKNLPGPVSAITGFKAITSTSTAFVKTGGSAGSDCHQDKCRDGGTRQDAGVKRTLSTSTPRSAKRLRLDSGSPEPEMGGAPAEGASKPPRRNPSRAEGMTTEEESSLLTVSTVSQLPPNPKETVESHDKAIADALKKIAESSFDLLPVIRSHVYVGNISKKPVMRDQEKEVVYEFSTTKKHLAECLLHSILSELKIQKISMERNYIHALCRVYVGICRQLGDLERARLFCYSLLKEDFPESEKLTLFIANMWHDIFISQSVINKAMQLVARQRAKGEVRNCLRAFLNWEKNAPVDVGFMVSKLLLTIQLCPKTEFQSSEKFGEDLSDNTWEYIFAIDLLCCHQKWIWTHDNIISKELWPVMDKWIKYRKGHANIAYTPDIIIASILRLIGRLGQLGLKEGFPSAVKNISSVIGMFIQHAQDEDIPWGIQLAAVYALCDLSPSNPAEISKILEAWRKETAHSVPSAVLSCLEEVSSLCAEEIG; this is encoded by the exons GAAAGGTAAAACTACTCCTGAAGGAACTCTGGCTCTGCATCAATACCACACACAGACTACCTGGCGAAGGCAGCAGATGTGTCATAG AGAAACCTGCCAAAGAGACCCCCGGGCCCACGGAGTCCCAGGACAATGGTGCACCCCCTCCAGCGGGCAGCAGGCCTCTGAAAGCCGCACCTCTGCAGACATGCCTGGCGGAACTGTCCATGGAGATAGAGGGTGACTTCTCTGCATGTAGGCATGTGGGGAAAGAGGGGCCTGGTGGACCCGCTCACCATGATGACCACGTTTCTAATGAGGGCCGGCACCCGGAGCTTCCAGTGCCCCAGAATGACGAGGACATTACTGACTTCTCTGAACGGGATGCCTGTTTCGATGAAGATCTCCAAGCTGCAGTCGACTTCTTCAGACGCCCACCTCCACTCTTGTCTCCCGTGCCATCCCCCCCTCTG gaaaCCTACTTTGGAGAGTATACAGATTCCAGTGATAACGAATCGTCCCATAATAGAAATTCTCCTGAGTCTGTTTCAGAAGATGAGACGTCTGGATCACAGTATTTTGGTTCGTCCAGAAAAAGTAAAGGAAGTAGTGGTACCTGGGAGGAAAAGCCGAAATCACATGAAGCCAGCCAAGCCCTAACTACATTGGAAGTCAACGAAGTGACAACTGTTGGGTTCGGGACATTTACAGCAACACTTCAGCCTTCAGCCACATACTCCTTAGCTCATGAGAAACATTGGATGGTGTCATCTGAATCCACTAGTGGTGGGAGAAGAGGCATTTTAGACgaagcacagagacagagagaggttaaGGAGGTGGATAAGTCGGTGCAGACAGAGAACACACTTCACGAACCTATCAGAAACGTGTGTGTGGAGATGTTGTCTGGCAGCcgggcacagggcaggggagcAGCCCCCCAGAAGTCTGACATGTGTTCTTCCCCACTTGGCAAGAGGCCATTCAGTGAGCTCACAGAATCTGAAGGAGAAACCCTACTATCTGAAATGATAGGATCACCCAAATCACAATTTACAAAGTGGACACTAACTAATGATATCCCTCTGGAATCGGATCATATGTCCATTTCTGACCATTTTCAGGGAATGTGTAGAGTACTGGGAAAGGAGAGGGATGTTCCAGGGTTTGTTTTAGGAGCATCACCTGAACCAGAGGACGATACAGGTGACGTGGCGGGTGCCACAGGGCTTGGCATTGACGCCaggctttcttcctcttctacctCGGGAACATCGTCTGTCTGCAGTGGCTCCCCGTCTTCCTCTACTGTCAAGTATGCTCATGATCTGCACATTCCTGCCCAAGTTAGCCCCCTGGAACTGCATCACTCTGAACAAAAGTTACAAGCTGAAACCTTGAATGTGCTAGATCTGCAGCCTGAGCCCCCAGAGTGTCCTGCCAGAGAGAACCATCTGGAGAATAGCTTGTGTGctttgagccctgagttgggaaCATCAAATTTTAATCGGAGTAGCAGTGAGGCCGAGTGCACAAACGTTGTGAAAGGCATGCCCAAAGTCTGTTCGCTTCCACAGTCAGTATTTATAAAAGCTATGAAAGAAGCACAGTGTGGAAGTCAGGGCCCCAGAACTGAGCTCCCCCTCACTCGGGCGGATTCCACACCATTGCTAGAGTCTCAGTGCAGCCTGACCAAGAGTGGATTTGGTTTTGTTAAAAGCCCTTCGTGGCACCATACTGATCTGTTAAggagaggtggggaagaaagGCTGAGAGCTAAGTCAGAACATGAACAGAAGACTAACCATCAGGTACAAAAGGCAGTGCCATCCTTAGAAAGTAGAGGATCCACACCCAGGCATGAACATGCTGGAGAAAATAACCCTGTGACGCTCAGAGCTACTGCATCTCTGTTGCCTAACCAAGTGTCAGTGATCACCAAGCAGACCAGGCCCGAGATGGTGTCCAGCACTAGATGGGAGCCCTGGGGGCGGCAGAGGACTGAGCCTGTCTTCACAGCAGCACATGCCAGTCCTGGGGCTGCTCCCACAGCCTCTGTTGCCGGATGtgccagagaaagagaggacacGGCACAGAGTGCCCAGGGGGTGACTGCTACTGAAGGGACCTCACCGCAAGTTTCTGCCTCATGGAGAAAATTAGCATTCAGTTTTCCTAGTGATTCTTTACCAGTTGGAATTTCTCACTGTTCCACAAATAGCAAACTGTCTTTCTCTTCTGAAAACATCCCAGTCCAAAGCCAAAGCATCATGATGGAAGCCTCAGCGCAGGAAGCAGCACGGAAGCAAAGTTTGCTCCTTCATGCCACAGATCTGGACTCATCTGGGCCACATGCAGATGGACCTCCTCCAGCTGCAGAAGTGCCAGTGTCCAGAAGCTTTCCTGCTGACAATGTAGCCTATGGGGGCCCGGGCAGATCTAGTGGGGAGGCCCTGGCCGTCCCAGAGGATGCTCCTCGTGTCCGGCAGAGCCTGAaggagccaccggagctgccatCTCAGACTCCTGGTGGTGCTTCTCAAGATGCAGGCGCTGCAGGGACCGTTCTTCCATGCACAATTCTCAGAAAAGATGAAGAGACACGTGCTGTCCCCTTGGGTGGCCTCGCCGGGGCCCTGTGTTACACTGGCATTCGGGAGACAGGAGGTGGCGACACAGAAGTGGAGGAGAGTGAGGCACCTAGCTGCAGTGAGGGGGAGAGTGAGCCCGAGGCTGCAATGGGGGACAGACAACAAAGGATGGCCTTTGCTTCCAGAAAAGGTTTAGGAGGTCCAGGTGCTGGTACAGCCGAGCCCAGGCCTTCCGTCGAGGTGGGGTGTCTGACCTCCGCGCTGCAGGATTTCAACATCAGTACCCTGTCAGAGATCGATGGACTCTCCACATCAGAGGTCGTGATGTTTCTTGAAAGTTGTCAGTTAAGAGATTATAGCTCAGGGGACTCTGTGTCAGAATGTTCTAGCAAAGGAACCTtcaataaagaaatgaacaaagattTAAAGACAGGTGAACTATCaggagaaaaatacagaaagcagCTCTGCGAAGAAGAAACACTTGGAACCTCCGAAGAGTGGATTGAATCCGAGGAGGATGACGGTCCCTTGAGCACGAGTCAGCTCACCCGGCAGTCCCTGGATACGCTGTCCGAGGTCCTCACCAGGATTGGACAGGAGCTTCAGACCAGCTGTGGGAGCTCTCCTGGCAAAGATGCTGGTAGTTTACTGCTCTTAAATATGCACGACAGCGTGACGGCTACCCCTGTCAGAGAGCATGCCCCACCTCAGGAGGCGACTGGCTTCCCACCACACCCTTCAGGTACATCGCCTCCAGCCGGCATGGCCAGCAAGGGCCGTTCACCTGCCAGCAGCACCTCGAGTAACAAAGTCACTCTGGGCAGTCCTAAAGGAGATCCCGAGGTCACCAGCCCAGTTTGCGGTGGGGCAGAGGTTATGTCAGAACTAGCAGAGCCCTCACCCCAGCATTCTGACTCTGCGGCAGGGCCAACCACCGAGGGCAATGCTGAGGATGGGACAGAAACGACATTTCAGTGTCAGATATCAACAGTGACCTCCGAAGTTATAAACGTTCTGATCAATAAGGATCAGAATCTTGTCATTGAGAAGGGGGACCACTGGACCATCATAAATGGGGTAGCTCTCATGCCAAATGTGGACCAGGTCATACTGTGTGACACTCCCGAAGACATCCCTGTTTCCCCAGATCGGGGAGGCCTGGGATCTGGCTTCATTTCCATTACTTCCATAGAGAAGTCCCCAGAGACCGAGCCCCCTGACCCTCCATTTCAGGAGCCGCAGTGCGGTAGCAGCCTGTCCTGTGCCCAAGAGGAGATTTCTAGCAGCAGCCAGAGCACCAACTTTGATAAGAGTCGTTTGCGCAACAGGCCTGTCAAACCTAGTGTGAGGATTAGTTCTGAAATCTACGATCAGAATTTTGAGTCTCAGCCTGTTGCATCTGATCACACATACTTTAACTCAAAACTAGAGCCATTCAGCAAAAATAAGAATCGATCGAAGATTTCAAACAAAGAGCCGTCAAACAAGCCAGCAAAGGCATTGGCATCAAGCCGAGTTGAAACTACTCAGAGTGAAGGTTCTCAGTCGTTTTCAGGGGAAAGAGAGAACACCAAAACTCCGAGAACTCAGACGCAGACCATCCTAGCCAATGCTGACACGTCGACACCTACAGACTGTTCTGATACTCTGAGTAAAATCCGGCAAGAGGTGGGCCCCCCCCTGCCACCCTTGCTCGCTCCTTTGGTCGCTACACCTCCAAGGACTTCGCAACCAGTTTCTCCTCTGAtagcttcctctccctcctcacctACTTCTCCTATTGGCCAGATGTCCCCCTTATGTGAAATCCCAGTGCCTCCAATGATGTCTCCTTTGCCGGAAGAGCCgggctgcccctctcccccatgcACATCCCCGTCCCCATCCACCGCACCAGCGGGCGAGAGGATATTGTCATCACCCTTGCAGTTTTGTGCCGCGACCCCAAAGCACGCTCTCCCTGTGCCTGGCCGTCTCCCCACCTTGGCATCTGCACACACGGCTGTGGCCGGACCCCAGGAAAACTCCGTTAAAATCCTTGACACCATGTACCCAGAGTTGTCTGCTAGGGCCCGCACCCTCAACATCCTCAAAGGAAATATCCAGCTTACTCGAGGTACACCTGCGGACCTTAAGAACTTACCAGGGCCAGTCAGCGCCATAACAGGATTCAAGGCAATCACATCGACCTCGACCGCCTTTGTTAAGACGGGGGGCAGCGCTGGGAGTGACTGTCATCAAGATAAGTGCAGAGATGGGGGGACTCGCCAGGATGCAGGTGTGAAAAGGACGTTGTCCACATCCACACCGAGGAGTGCCAAAAGATTGCGGCTGGACAGTGGGTCCCCAGAACCAGAGATGGGGGGTGCCCCTGCAGAAGGAGCCAGCAAGCCCCCTCGGAGGAACCCCTCTCGAGCTGAAGGCATGACAACAGAGGAAGAAAGTTCCCTATTGACTGTCAGTACGGTTTCACAGTTGCCTCCAAACCCAAAAGAAACTGTAGAGTCTCACGACAAAGCCATAGCTGATGCGCTGAAGAAGATCGCAGAGTCGTCTTTTGATCTCTTACCTGTCATTCGGAGTCACGTCTATGTGGGAAACATCTCCAAAAAGCCCGTAATGAGAGATCAAGAAAAGGAAGTTGTTTATGAATTTAGCACAACCAAAAAG CATTTAGCTGAGTGCTTGCTTCACTCGATTCTCTCAGAACTAAAAATTCAGAAGATATCTATGGAGCGTAATTACATTCATGCCCTCTGCAGAGTGTATGTGGGTATTTGTCGGCAACTTGGGGACTTGGAAAGAGCTCGCTTGTTTTGCTACAGCCTACTTAAGGAAG ATTTTCCAGAGTCTGAAAAATTGACTTTGTTCATTGCAAACatgtggcatgatatatttatttcCCAATCGGTGATTAATAAGGCAATGCAGTTGGTTGCCAGGCAACGTGCTAAAGGAGAGGTTCGGAACTGTTTGAGAGCCTTTCTCAACTGGGAAAAG AATGCTCCTGTGGATGTGGGTTTCATGGTTTCTAAGCTGCTTTTGACCATACAGTTGTGTCCAAAAACAGAGTTTCAGTCCAGTGAAAAATTTGGTGAAGACTTAAGTGATAACACTTGGGAGTACATATTTGCCATTGATCTGCTTTGTTGCCATCAGAAGTGGATTTGGACACATGATAACATTATAAG TAAAGAGCTGTGGCCTGTAATGGATAAGTGGATAAAATACAGGAAAGGACACGCGAACATCGCATATACTCCTGATATTATTATAGCATCGATACTGAGGCTGATTG GTCGTTTAGGCCAGCTGGGCTTGAAGGAAGGCTTCCCATCTGCTGTGAAGAATATTAGTTCTGTGATTGGTATGTTTATACAGCACGCCCAGGATGAAG ATATACCATGGGGCATCCAGCTGGCGGCTGTGTACGCTCTCTGTGATTTGAGTCCCAGCAACCCAGCGGAGATATCCAAGATCCTGGAAGCCTGGCGCAAAGAGACCGCGCACAGCGTGCCCTCCGCGGTGCTCAGCTGCCTGGAGGAAGTCAGCTCACTGTGCGCAGAGGAGATCGGCTAA